In a genomic window of Erigeron canadensis isolate Cc75 chromosome 5, C_canadensis_v1, whole genome shotgun sequence:
- the LOC122598860 gene encoding uncharacterized protein LOC122598860 isoform X1: protein MKTTGIHKPPGFMIPACFYGPRNISGMITMKMNSNETNKVELSVLHLHENSDSQLQQPTTLQFDRLQPVFVPDKKHEFGQFVARQAVLDEEYWTAAWLRAETHWEDRRNDRFADSHKRKFTEQEFHALKRQSETKLGQKSSCIVTVKKEHGHEKHTVLKSVVGTLDVSIRPFLHGETFPGEIVKAPIFYNADRKEPKNQYGYIANLCVAKSARRQGIARNMLHFAMESAISDGAEQVYVHVHKNNLAAQELYQKIGFKVVDLASPQLSRDKMYLLCYRA, encoded by the exons ATGAAAACAACCGGAATCCACAAACCCCCTGGTTTCATGATCCCAGCATGCTTTTATGGACCCAGGAACATTTCAGGGATGATCACAAT GAAAATGAATTCAAATGAAACAAACAAAGTGGAGTTATCAGTGTTGCATCTTCATGAAAACTCTGATTCTCAATTACAACAACCTACAACTCTTCAGTTTGACCGGCTGCAACCCGTGTTTGTTCCAGACAAAAAGCATGAGTTTGGACAGTTTGTAGCAAGACAAGCTGTGCTTGACGAAGAATATTGG ACGGCAGCATGGCTACGAGCAGAAACCCACTGGGAAGATAGGAGGAATGATAG ATTTGCTGATAGCCATAAAAGGAAATTTACAGAGCAG GAGTTTCACGCTCTAAAACGCCAGTCTGAAACAAAACTTGGACAAAAAAGTTCCTGCATTGTCACG GTAAAGAAAGAACATGGGCATGAGAAACATACTGTACTAAAGAGTGTAGTTGGAACTCTTGATGTCAGCATCCGGCCCTTCTTGCATGGAGAGACTTTCCCTGGG GAAATAGTCAAAGCACCTATTTTCTACAATGCAGACAGAAAAGAGCCAAAAAACCAATATGGTTACATTGCAAATTTATGTGTAGCCAAGTCAGCACGTCGACAGGGTATCGCAAGAAACATGTTACATTTTGCTATGGAGTCTGCCATATCAGATG GTGCAGAACAAGTGTATGTGCATGTACATAAAAATAACCTAGCTGCACAGGAACTTTACCAAAAGATAGGATTTAAG GTGGTGGACTTGGCCAGCCCTCAGCTGTCTAGAGATAAAATGTACTTGCTTTGCTACAGAGCGtaa
- the LOC122598860 gene encoding uncharacterized protein LOC122598860 isoform X2: MLLWTQEHFRDDHNVSFWKMNSNETNKVELSVLHLHENSDSQLQQPTTLQFDRLQPVFVPDKKHEFGQFVARQAVLDEEYWTAAWLRAETHWEDRRNDRFADSHKRKFTEQEFHALKRQSETKLGQKSSCIVTVKKEHGHEKHTVLKSVVGTLDVSIRPFLHGETFPGEIVKAPIFYNADRKEPKNQYGYIANLCVAKSARRQGIARNMLHFAMESAISDGAEQVYVHVHKNNLAAQELYQKIGFKVVDLASPQLSRDKMYLLCYRA, from the exons ATGCTTTTATGGACCCAGGAACATTTCAGGGATGATCACAATGTCAGTTTCTG GAAAATGAATTCAAATGAAACAAACAAAGTGGAGTTATCAGTGTTGCATCTTCATGAAAACTCTGATTCTCAATTACAACAACCTACAACTCTTCAGTTTGACCGGCTGCAACCCGTGTTTGTTCCAGACAAAAAGCATGAGTTTGGACAGTTTGTAGCAAGACAAGCTGTGCTTGACGAAGAATATTGG ACGGCAGCATGGCTACGAGCAGAAACCCACTGGGAAGATAGGAGGAATGATAG ATTTGCTGATAGCCATAAAAGGAAATTTACAGAGCAG GAGTTTCACGCTCTAAAACGCCAGTCTGAAACAAAACTTGGACAAAAAAGTTCCTGCATTGTCACG GTAAAGAAAGAACATGGGCATGAGAAACATACTGTACTAAAGAGTGTAGTTGGAACTCTTGATGTCAGCATCCGGCCCTTCTTGCATGGAGAGACTTTCCCTGGG GAAATAGTCAAAGCACCTATTTTCTACAATGCAGACAGAAAAGAGCCAAAAAACCAATATGGTTACATTGCAAATTTATGTGTAGCCAAGTCAGCACGTCGACAGGGTATCGCAAGAAACATGTTACATTTTGCTATGGAGTCTGCCATATCAGATG GTGCAGAACAAGTGTATGTGCATGTACATAAAAATAACCTAGCTGCACAGGAACTTTACCAAAAGATAGGATTTAAG GTGGTGGACTTGGCCAGCCCTCAGCTGTCTAGAGATAAAATGTACTTGCTTTGCTACAGAGCGtaa
- the LOC122598862 gene encoding uncharacterized protein LOC122598862: MTSSCFPYAVLTCMNFSVFILSGASLVPTIIIRSPPTSMGWALVTVSSISLLSSFLGFYSRLTHFCFVTHVTLLITSLAAQFLAILALFTKENSSLSMLKSPRDPREAMVLVRLECGVLIVMFVMQLGVLCLTYTTNCCLAREYEPVTKKKSTRVAAESMKGMEMETDLKGFKERI, translated from the coding sequence ATGACTTCTTCTTGTTTCCCATACGCTGTTCTTACATGTATGAATTTCAGTGTATTCATCCTCTCTGGGGCTTCTTTAGTCCCGACAATCATAATCAGATCGCCACCGACTTCAATGGGTTGGGCGCTTGTAACGGTTTCCTCAATCTCCCTCCTCTCGTCCTTTCTAGGGTTTTACTCTCGACTCACCCATTTTTGTTTCGTTACCCATGTCACCCTTCTCATCACCTCCTTGGCTGCTCAATTTCTTGCCATTTTAGCCCTGTTTACCAAGGAAAATTCTAGTCTATCAATGCTGAAATCCCCAAGAGACCCGAGAGAAGCAATGGTTTTGGTAAGGTTGGAATGTGGGGTACTGATTGTAATGTTTGTGATGCAATTAGGTGTATTGTGTTTAACGTACACTACAAATTGTTGTTTGGCAAGAGAATACGAACCCGTAACCAAGAAGAAGAGTACGAGGGTGGCGGCCGAATCCATGAAAGGAATGGAGATGGAAACGGATCTCAAAGGCTTTAAAGAAAGAATTTAG
- the LOC122598861 gene encoding uncharacterized protein LOC122598861 isoform X1 yields MESREEGPKSWDELYAIDLMPSELFLKFREQLHGFRLGLNLEFYNSPVNECQTKFVLKPLSNERRWKFIYEPLHHDVRLVSKKIPITKFLNLQVGIGHSFQLRATGWKWKLTTCLGGDGVSRIRNKTSLGLCPGVDMRFGWRADYVLPEFTGAVGTGEALFNMNSGRLEASLDRIETILTHTSNWSPNDQVSSTSA; encoded by the exons ATGGAGAGTAGGGAAGAAGGGCCCAAATCATGGGATGAGCTATACGCCATTGATTTGATGCCTTCCGAGCTGTTTCTCAAGTTCCGAGAGCAACTCCATGGCTTTCGTCTCGGTCTTAATTTGGAG TTCTACAATTCCCCAGTCAACGAGTGCCAGACAAAGTTTGTTTTAAAGCCGTTATCAAATGAGCGAAGATGGAAATTCATATACGAGCCTTTACATCATGATGTACGCCTTGTTTCCAAGAAGATCCCAATAACCAAATTTCTAAATCTCCAG GTAGGAATAGGTCACAGTTTTCAGCTGCGTGCCACTGGTTGGAAATGGAAGCTAACAACTTGTTTAGGCGGTGATGGTGTATCTCGAATACGCAACAAAACATCTCTTGGACTGTGCCCTGGTGTTGATATGCGTTTTGGATGGAGGGCAGACTATGTTCTTCCAGAATTTACAGG GGCTGTAGGGACTGGCGAAGCATTATTTAACATGAACTCTGGTCGATTAGAAGCATCACTTGACAGAATCGAGACCATATTAACCCATACTTCTAATTGGTCTCCAAATGATCAGGTATCAAGTACATCTGCTTGA
- the LOC122598861 gene encoding uncharacterized protein LOC122598861 isoform X2, with the protein MESREEGPKSWDELYAIDLMPSELFLKFREQLHGFRLGLNLEFYNSPVNECQTKFVLKPLSNERRWKFIYEPLHHDVRLVSKKIPITKFLNLQVGIGHSFQLRATGWKWKLTTCLGGDGVSRIRNKTSLGLCPGVDMRFGWRADYVLPEFTGAVGTGEALFNMNSGRLEASLDRIETILTHTSNWSPNDQVYCV; encoded by the exons ATGGAGAGTAGGGAAGAAGGGCCCAAATCATGGGATGAGCTATACGCCATTGATTTGATGCCTTCCGAGCTGTTTCTCAAGTTCCGAGAGCAACTCCATGGCTTTCGTCTCGGTCTTAATTTGGAG TTCTACAATTCCCCAGTCAACGAGTGCCAGACAAAGTTTGTTTTAAAGCCGTTATCAAATGAGCGAAGATGGAAATTCATATACGAGCCTTTACATCATGATGTACGCCTTGTTTCCAAGAAGATCCCAATAACCAAATTTCTAAATCTCCAG GTAGGAATAGGTCACAGTTTTCAGCTGCGTGCCACTGGTTGGAAATGGAAGCTAACAACTTGTTTAGGCGGTGATGGTGTATCTCGAATACGCAACAAAACATCTCTTGGACTGTGCCCTGGTGTTGATATGCGTTTTGGATGGAGGGCAGACTATGTTCTTCCAGAATTTACAGG GGCTGTAGGGACTGGCGAAGCATTATTTAACATGAACTCTGGTCGATTAGAAGCATCACTTGACAGAATCGAGACCATATTAACCCATACTTCTAATTGGTCTCCAAATGATCAG GTGTATTGTGTTTAA